From the Montipora capricornis isolate CH-2021 chromosome 2, ASM3666992v2, whole genome shotgun sequence genome, one window contains:
- the LOC138038892 gene encoding N-acetyllactosaminide beta-1,6-N-acetylglucosaminyl-transferase-like: MASSAAKIVLLLCITLVVMQSIIVYQMRSQNENPIQPKILRTLSNSMTAPFCSLEKRMQTELKDPSNETAEPMTTRMAKKSNKASSTSTLKARKWKRCQKLISGEEKLKGTVTTTPPDSEISAKYTPNQDCAQVLSNCFSHPPVSEEEKQLPIAYSITLHKSARLVERILQAIYMPNNVYCIHIDAKSSNIFLTVVKAMIRCLPNVFVATKRTSVFWGHFSLVQAQFNCMEELLQSPVKWKYYISLVGQDFPLYDNKEIVRALQTLQNHNNINGFPVTKPQGKKFQFRTKFVHRFINNSFVRGGKKPPPPHNITIFTGATHIIAIREFVNFVLHSQIGKDFVDFLKDTFIPDESLYGSLHQYPLVPGGIQGKQPEWIPRALRWRWDGKNKCCKGLWVRELCWISFLDLQWALGEEMKMKLFVHKIPLDFRDDLLDCILVARQGRKYGTAVWKPNETLCKDDVKITLRWDFFLVFFFIFLFFLFLCVCVCVLYKYKNNKLCYALVYKPSTSTI; encoded by the exons ATGGCTTCGTCAGCTGCAAAAATAGTTCTGCTTCTATGCATTACCTTGGTTGTTATGCAATCAATCATTGTTTACCAAATGAGATCACAGAATGAAAACCCAATCCAACCAAAGATACTACGAACTCTATCCAACTCAATGACAGCACCATTCTGTAGCCTTGAAAAGAGGATGCAGACAGAGTTGAAAGATCCATCCAATGAAACAGCGGAGCCGATGACGACACGTATGGCAAAGAAGTCAAACAAGGCTTCCTCAACAAGCACACTAAAG gCCAGGAAGTGGAAAAGGTGCCAAAAGCTTATATCCGGCGAGGAAAAGCTAAAGGGAACTGTTACTACAACACCACCTGATTCAGAAATTAGCGCCAAGTACACGCCCAATCAGGACTGTGCTCAAGTCTTAAGCAATTGTTTCAGCCATCCTCCTGTGTCCGAAGAAGAAAAGCAGCTACCCATCGCGTATTCCATAACATTACACAAAAGTGCACGTTTAGTTGAGAGAATTCTTCAAGCAATCTATATGCCCAACAATGTGTACTGCATTCATATCGACGCAAAATCCTCAAACATATTTCTTACAGTGGTAAAGGCTATGATACGCTGTCTTCCAAATGTCTTTGTTGCTACCAAAAGGACAAGCGTTTTCTGGGGACATTTTAGTTTGGTTCAAGCTCAGTTCAATTGTATGGAAGAGCTTTTACAGTCTCCTGTGAAATGGAAATATTATATTAGCTTAGTTGGACAAGATTTTCCACTGTATGATAACAAGGAAATTGTGAGAGCATTGCAAACTCTTCAAAACCACAACAATATTAACGGTTTTCCTGTAACTAAACCACAAGGTAAAAAATTCCAGTTTCGCACGAAGTTCGTCCACCGTTTTATCAACAATTCGTTCGTTAGAGGTGGGAAGAAACCCCCTCCGCCTCACAACATAACAATTTTTACGGGAGCAACACACATTATTGCGATACGAGAATTTGTGAACTTTGTACTGCACAGCCAGATTGGTAAAGACTTTGTTGATTTTTTAAAGGATACTTTCATACCAGATGAATCGTTGTATGGATCCTTACATCAGTATCCGCTGGTCCCAGGTGGAATCCAAGGGAAACAACCAGAGTGGATACCACGCGCACTGAGGTGGCGCTGGGACGGGAAAAACAAATGTTGTAAAGGATTATGGGTACGAGAACTGTGTTGGATCTCTTTTCTAGACCTTCAGTGGGCCCTCGGagaagaaatgaaaatgaaattgtttgTTCACAAAATCCCCTTGGACTTTAGAGACGACTTACTAGACTGCATTCTTGTTGCAAGACAAGGACGAAAATACGGTACGGCTGTCTGGAAACCTAATGAAACACTGTGCAAAGATGATGTCAAAATTACCTTGCGATGGGATTTCTTTCttgtgtttttctttatttttttatttttcctttttttgtgtgtgtgtgtgtgtgttttatacaaatacaaaaataacaaattgtgTTACGCACTAGTCTATAAACCCTCCACAAGCACAATATAG
- the LOC138038893 gene encoding uncharacterized protein isoform X1: protein MGIVFSLFRRILARLAVPNDKKSIESEAKTIDSKNLVVPRCCTDLKCTSAASVAKELLTKMEQIQTQLHNEVVLWKLRFVRGICNEESRQQLYILLKQFSVLNGMLNTIIENETEYVSVTEEKVSYDHGEECTEIKELEGLWSKSVAEQKNDSAVIKPDKPEWGATKNEKAFNKRKIFFAKVQDRTVKMLSSVLKQVDECRSIIETTCNEHELSENFALTPDNAGITSLSILENSVKDQRVHTQKKETIVVVTS from the exons ATGGGAATAGTGTTTTCATTATTTCGAAGAATTCTTGCTAGACTAGCTGTTCCAAATGACAAAAAATCAATAGAGAGCGAGGCCAAGACAATTGACTCAAAG aaTCTGGTTGTTCCTCGATGTTGTACTGATCTTAAGTGCACAAGTGCGGCAAGCGTTGCCAAAGAACTGTTGACCAAAATGGAACAAATTCAAACGCAACTCCACAATGAGGTGGTTTTGTGGAAACTTCGATTCGTCAGAGGAATCTGCAATGAGGAAAGCCGACAGCAGTTATACATACTATTAAAGCAGTTTTCAGTGCTTAATGGAATGCTTAACACAATTATAGAGAACGAAACCGAGTATGTCAGTGTTACCGAAGAAAAGGTATCATATGATCATGGTGAAGAATGCACAGAAATTAAAGAGCTCGAGGGACTTTGGAGCAAAAGCGTAGCAGAACAGAAAAATGACTCAGCAGTCATTAAACCTGATAAACCTGAATGGGGTGCAACTAAAAATGAGAAAGCCTTCAATAAAAGAAAGATATTTTTTGCCAAAGTTCAAGACCGGACTGTAAAGATGCTATCTTCAGTGTTGAAGCAAGTAGACGAGTGTCGCTCCATCATAGAAACCACTTGCAATGAACATGAATTGTCGGAAAATTTTGCGTTAACGCCGGATAATGCTGGCATTACATCTTTGAGTATCTTGGAGAATTCTGTTAAAGATCAACGGGTTCATACCCAGAAAAAGGAGACAATAGTGGTCGTGACGTCATGA
- the LOC138038893 gene encoding uncharacterized protein isoform X2: MGIFADVIVYICLLTYEFARRRHHALNKFTSKNLVVPRCCTDLKCTSAASVAKELLTKMEQIQTQLHNEVVLWKLRFVRGICNEESRQQLYILLKQFSVLNGMLNTIIENETEYVSVTEEKVSYDHGEECTEIKELEGLWSKSVAEQKNDSAVIKPDKPEWGATKNEKAFNKRKIFFAKVQDRTVKMLSSVLKQVDECRSIIETTCNEHELSENFALTPDNAGITSLSILENSVKDQRVHTQKKETIVVVTS; the protein is encoded by the exons ATGGgcatctttgctgacgtcattgtgtACATTTGTTtgttaacatacgagtttgctcgcAGAAGGCATCATGCTCTAAACAAATTCACttcaaag aaTCTGGTTGTTCCTCGATGTTGTACTGATCTTAAGTGCACAAGTGCGGCAAGCGTTGCCAAAGAACTGTTGACCAAAATGGAACAAATTCAAACGCAACTCCACAATGAGGTGGTTTTGTGGAAACTTCGATTCGTCAGAGGAATCTGCAATGAGGAAAGCCGACAGCAGTTATACATACTATTAAAGCAGTTTTCAGTGCTTAATGGAATGCTTAACACAATTATAGAGAACGAAACCGAGTATGTCAGTGTTACCGAAGAAAAGGTATCATATGATCATGGTGAAGAATGCACAGAAATTAAAGAGCTCGAGGGACTTTGGAGCAAAAGCGTAGCAGAACAGAAAAATGACTCAGCAGTCATTAAACCTGATAAACCTGAATGGGGTGCAACTAAAAATGAGAAAGCCTTCAATAAAAGAAAGATATTTTTTGCCAAAGTTCAAGACCGGACTGTAAAGATGCTATCTTCAGTGTTGAAGCAAGTAGACGAGTGTCGCTCCATCATAGAAACCACTTGCAATGAACATGAATTGTCGGAAAATTTTGCGTTAACGCCGGATAATGCTGGCATTACATCTTTGAGTATCTTGGAGAATTCTGTTAAAGATCAACGGGTTCATACCCAGAAAAAGGAGACAATAGTGGTCGTGACGTCATGA